Proteins from one Ahaetulla prasina isolate Xishuangbanna chromosome 2, ASM2864084v1, whole genome shotgun sequence genomic window:
- the PRRT1 gene encoding proline-rich transmembrane protein 1 isoform X2: MATGLEKDAPVPGYSDSSATVVHSGTATLPRLGGAATLPRPPPTSATLPRPPRHHSATLPRLPPDPYMQETQFNGAAQGYVVQTHPPVGTLPIGGYMHPGYPVQLQPCTAYVPVYPVGAPYPQGNPPPPPALSPTQMTPGIAILEPRRPPHDYLPIAVLTTICCFWPTGIIAIIKAVQVRTAVARGDIVSAEIASREARNFSFISLAVGIAAMVLCTILTVVIIIAAQHHDNDWDP; this comes from the exons gaTGCTCCCGTCCCGGGATACAGCGATTCCTCTGCTACGGTTGTGCATTCAGGAACAGCCACTTTGCCCCGGCTTGGAGGGGCTGCTACCCTCCCCAGGCCTCCCCCCACGTCAGCCACCCTCCCGCGCCCGCCCCGCCATCATTCTGCCACCCTCCCCCGCCTCCCCCCTGACCCCTACATGCAGGAAACTCAGTTCAACGGAGCTGCCCAGGGCTACGTAGTGCAGACGCATCCGCCTGTCGGGACCCTTCCCATTGGAGGCTACATGCACCCAGGGTATCCGGTTCAGCTACAGCCTTGTACGGCATATGTGCCGGTCTACCCTGTCGGGGCG CCCTACCCTCAGGGCAACCCACCTCCACCACCAGCTCTCTCCCCAACACAGATGACACCGGGCATCGCCATCTTGGAACCCCGACGCCCACCGCACGATTACCTTCCCATCGCTGTCCTTACCACCATCTGCTGCTTCTGGCCGACAGGCATCATTGCTATCATCAAGGCTGTGCAG GTGCGGACTGCGGTTGCCCGCGGCGACATCGTATCAGCTGAAATTGCCTCTCGGGAGGCCCGCAACTTCTCCTTCATCAGCCTGGCGGTGGGCATCGCCGCCATGGTCCTGTGCACCATCCTTACAGTGGTGATCATCATTGCCGCTCAGCACCATGACAACGACTGGGACCCCTAG
- the PRRT1 gene encoding proline-rich transmembrane protein 1 isoform X1, which yields MSSEKTGLPDSAPHTSPPPYNTPLQPPPPQDAPVPGYSDSSATVVHSGTATLPRLGGAATLPRPPPTSATLPRPPRHHSATLPRLPPDPYMQETQFNGAAQGYVVQTHPPVGTLPIGGYMHPGYPVQLQPCTAYVPVYPVGAPYPQGNPPPPPALSPTQMTPGIAILEPRRPPHDYLPIAVLTTICCFWPTGIIAIIKAVQVRTAVARGDIVSAEIASREARNFSFISLAVGIAAMVLCTILTVVIIIAAQHHDNDWDP from the exons GACTTCCTGATTCCGCCCCACACACTTCCCCCCCACCTTACAACACCCCTTTGcaacctccccctccccaggaTGCTCCCGTCCCGGGATACAGCGATTCCTCTGCTACGGTTGTGCATTCAGGAACAGCCACTTTGCCCCGGCTTGGAGGGGCTGCTACCCTCCCCAGGCCTCCCCCCACGTCAGCCACCCTCCCGCGCCCGCCCCGCCATCATTCTGCCACCCTCCCCCGCCTCCCCCCTGACCCCTACATGCAGGAAACTCAGTTCAACGGAGCTGCCCAGGGCTACGTAGTGCAGACGCATCCGCCTGTCGGGACCCTTCCCATTGGAGGCTACATGCACCCAGGGTATCCGGTTCAGCTACAGCCTTGTACGGCATATGTGCCGGTCTACCCTGTCGGGGCG CCCTACCCTCAGGGCAACCCACCTCCACCACCAGCTCTCTCCCCAACACAGATGACACCGGGCATCGCCATCTTGGAACCCCGACGCCCACCGCACGATTACCTTCCCATCGCTGTCCTTACCACCATCTGCTGCTTCTGGCCGACAGGCATCATTGCTATCATCAAGGCTGTGCAG GTGCGGACTGCGGTTGCCCGCGGCGACATCGTATCAGCTGAAATTGCCTCTCGGGAGGCCCGCAACTTCTCCTTCATCAGCCTGGCGGTGGGCATCGCCGCCATGGTCCTGTGCACCATCCTTACAGTGGTGATCATCATTGCCGCTCAGCACCATGACAACGACTGGGACCCCTAG